The Silvanigrella paludirubra genome includes a window with the following:
- a CDS encoding ribonuclease domain-containing protein: MLLKKFNFFLKSFILYYFICFFHLNGFSQSLYSEGMGSYLFCVNKNDSSKWQWAKPNLTEKYSWAPKDEHGYWIKGELWLANIPNYNLHTGFKIHFDSKEKPLARNRREIFYLSQFITYENTPIQEHHIAKRNGVLDYIDDEYLQTENNKYFNRNLNKSDNWYPINSDEEINSIQKYMLIMDKLLHHQSVLSRNSRESINAKHEYEKLSQSFGVQLNYVCRELVTTCQSSFGLEYDQIGVASYSIAATDSAYVKAGDQVCNNWHMPKGMALGPNSGIHLDEILKESAISIVLNGPLPEPAETVLYPTSKGVPKIEGAPNGRFPDALATPKVKETTPKEAFDLNNNSAEAATGSNADDGFIEVKRNSSTFNRALKKIAELDYSQGKVFENRGDGIKEQKLPDGGDYWEFRFPHKNQTKAGPKRIVVDRKTGNWWITNNHYKSFGPMQKGPISMNAFN; the protein is encoded by the coding sequence TTGTTATTAAAAAAATTTAATTTTTTTCTTAAAAGCTTCATTTTATATTATTTTATTTGTTTTTTTCATTTAAACGGATTTTCACAAAGTCTCTATTCAGAAGGAATGGGCTCATATTTATTTTGCGTAAATAAAAATGACTCCTCAAAATGGCAATGGGCTAAACCAAATTTAACAGAAAAATATTCTTGGGCTCCTAAGGATGAACATGGATATTGGATTAAAGGAGAATTATGGCTAGCAAATATTCCAAATTATAATTTACATACTGGATTCAAAATCCATTTTGATTCAAAAGAAAAGCCATTAGCAAGAAATAGGAGAGAAATTTTTTATTTATCGCAATTTATTACTTACGAAAATACTCCCATTCAAGAACATCATATAGCAAAAAGAAATGGTGTATTAGATTATATTGATGATGAATATTTACAAACAGAAAATAATAAATATTTTAATAGGAATTTAAATAAATCAGATAACTGGTATCCTATAAATTCCGATGAAGAAATTAATTCTATCCAAAAATATATGCTTATTATGGATAAATTATTACACCATCAATCTGTCCTTTCAAGAAATTCAAGAGAATCTATTAACGCTAAACATGAATATGAAAAATTATCTCAAAGTTTTGGTGTCCAATTAAATTATGTTTGCAGAGAACTTGTTACTACATGCCAAAGTTCATTTGGCTTAGAATATGATCAAATTGGTGTTGCATCTTATAGTATTGCAGCAACAGATAGCGCTTATGTAAAAGCAGGAGATCAAGTTTGTAATAATTGGCATATGCCCAAAGGAATGGCATTAGGACCAAATTCTGGAATTCATTTAGACGAAATATTAAAAGAAAGTGCTATTTCTATTGTTTTAAATGGCCCTCTTCCTGAACCTGCAGAAACTGTTTTATATCCAACTTCAAAAGGGGTTCCTAAAATAGAAGGAGCTCCAAATGGAAGATTCCCAGACGCACTTGCTACTCCAAAAGTTAAAGAAACAACTCCTAAAGAAGCATTTGATTTAAATAATAACTCTGCAGAAGCTGCCACTGGATCTAATGCTGATGATGGATTTATAGAAGTTAAAAGAAATTCGAGTACTTTTAATAGAGCTCTTAAGAAAATTGCGGAACTTGATTACTCACAAGGTAAAGTGTTTGAAAATAGAGGTGATGGTATAAAGGAACAAAAATTACCAGATGGTGGAGACTATTGGGAATTTCGTTTTCCTCACAAAAATCAAACTAAAGCAGGTCCAAAAAGAATTGTAGTTGATAGAAAAACTGGTAATTGGTGGATAACAAATAATCATTATAAATCATTTGGCCCCATGCAAAAAGGCCCAATTAGCATGAATGCTTTCAATTGA
- a CDS encoding peroxiredoxin, translating to MNRFLTLLIVISMEFLLPSFCFALEVGSSAPLFSLKNQNGKTISLEENKNKSWSVVYFYPKAGTPGCTTQACAFRDSIKLITKEGAVVYGISTDSVSSIKEFYEKHHLNFDLLSDEDGKISVAYGTKMPLLTMSKRVTFIVDDKLIIRSVDENVDPAFDAKKVAEKIKQFKSSK from the coding sequence ATGAATAGATTTTTAACACTATTAATTGTAATATCGATGGAATTTTTATTACCTAGTTTCTGCTTTGCACTTGAAGTGGGAAGTTCTGCTCCTCTCTTTTCATTAAAAAATCAAAATGGCAAGACAATTTCTTTGGAAGAAAATAAAAATAAATCTTGGTCGGTAGTCTATTTTTATCCAAAAGCAGGAACTCCAGGATGTACAACGCAGGCCTGTGCTTTTCGAGACTCAATTAAATTAATTACAAAAGAGGGGGCTGTCGTTTATGGCATTAGTACAGATAGTGTTTCATCCATAAAAGAATTTTATGAAAAACATCATCTCAATTTCGATCTTTTAAGCGATGAAGATGGAAAAATATCTGTTGCTTATGGAACTAAAATGCCACTTTTAACTATGTCTAAAAGAGTTACTTTTATCGTAGATGATAAATTGATCATAAGAAGTGTCGATGAAAATGTTGACCCTGCTTTTGATGCTAAAAAAGTAGCAGAAAAAATTAAACAGTTTAAGTCATCAAAATAA
- a CDS encoding class I SAM-dependent methyltransferase — MSLYEEKKPHSQDFFGEYRNFWWNQDFIELMAKRWCLNKVNSVLDVGCGIGHWGRVINPFLSKTCVISGIDMESESIHNAIRLTNTYELEKRFHYSVALADQIPFQDNTFDMVTCQTLLIHIKDVIKVLNEMKRVLKPGGLLLAAEPNNSASNLIEHSLSFDDPIEIKLKRIQFALICEKGKSILGLGHNSIGDLIPGYFSQLKLSDIKVYQSDKASPLIPPYHSEEQKVYLKQFSEWIDKDFLMWSYEETKKYFLAGGGILNDFNSNWENLRKSSLDFISGIQNNRTHSAGGIVFYLISGRKIQI; from the coding sequence ATGTCTCTTTATGAAGAAAAGAAGCCTCATTCCCAAGATTTTTTTGGTGAATATCGTAACTTTTGGTGGAACCAAGATTTTATCGAGCTTATGGCAAAACGTTGGTGCCTAAATAAGGTAAATTCAGTCTTAGATGTAGGCTGTGGTATTGGACATTGGGGTAGAGTAATTAATCCCTTTTTATCTAAAACATGTGTTATTTCTGGAATAGATATGGAATCTGAATCTATTCATAATGCAATTCGTTTAACAAATACATATGAACTAGAAAAACGCTTTCATTATTCTGTTGCTCTTGCAGACCAAATTCCATTTCAAGATAACACGTTTGATATGGTAACATGCCAAACCTTATTAATTCATATAAAAGATGTTATTAAAGTACTTAACGAAATGAAAAGAGTTTTAAAACCTGGAGGACTTTTGCTTGCTGCAGAACCTAATAATTCTGCGTCTAATTTAATTGAACATTCACTTTCTTTTGATGACCCCATTGAAATAAAATTAAAACGAATTCAGTTTGCCCTCATCTGTGAAAAGGGGAAATCCATTCTTGGTCTTGGCCATAATTCAATTGGAGATCTTATTCCTGGTTACTTTTCTCAACTAAAGTTGTCAGACATAAAGGTTTATCAATCAGACAAAGCTTCTCCATTAATTCCCCCTTATCATTCTGAAGAACAAAAAGTTTATTTAAAACAATTTTCAGAATGGATTGATAAAGATTTTCTAATGTGGAGTTATGAAGAAACAAAAAAATACTTTTTAGCAGGAGGTGGAATTTTAAATGATTTTAATTCAAATTGGGAGAATTTGCGTAAATCAAGTTTAGACTTTATATCAGGAATTCAAAATAACAGGACTCACAGTGCAGGTGGAATTGTATTTTATCTTATATCAGGAAGAAAAATTCAAATTTAA
- the bla gene encoding class A beta-lactamase — protein MGHYLLKKFVFKITILIPLISYNAYPAIPNTEIQNIKLYPFQEKLLELEKSSDGRIGISAINTADNSKLEYRAEERFAFCSTFKLMGVAAILKHSMTNKNFLKEKINYKKDDIIAHSPITEKHLSDGMKIEELCKATITTSDNAAINLLIKKIGGLNAVTSFARSIGDNNFRLDRYEIELNSAIPDDLQDTSTPSAMAKSIQKIVLGDVLALHQRELLQTWLKDSITGDAQIRSGVPKGWIVADKTGKGKYGTTNDIGVIWPPNCPPIVVAIYFTQKKQNAKYRDDVIASATNIIINAFANKDKCIQIKSQ, from the coding sequence ATGGGACACTATTTATTAAAGAAATTCGTTTTTAAAATAACAATTTTAATTCCCTTAATATCTTACAATGCTTATCCTGCAATACCTAACACAGAAATTCAAAATATAAAATTATATCCATTCCAAGAAAAACTATTGGAACTCGAAAAATCCTCTGATGGACGTATTGGAATTTCTGCCATAAATACTGCTGACAATTCAAAGCTTGAGTATCGTGCAGAAGAACGTTTTGCTTTTTGTAGCACATTTAAATTAATGGGCGTTGCCGCCATTCTAAAGCACAGCATGACAAATAAGAACTTTCTTAAAGAAAAAATAAATTATAAAAAAGACGATATCATTGCTCACTCCCCTATTACTGAAAAACATCTTTCAGATGGAATGAAAATTGAAGAACTTTGCAAAGCAACCATTACGACAAGTGATAATGCTGCCATAAATCTTTTAATAAAAAAAATAGGAGGGCTTAATGCTGTTACCTCATTTGCACGCTCAATTGGAGACAATAATTTTAGACTCGATCGTTATGAAATAGAACTAAACTCAGCAATACCTGATGACTTACAAGATACATCAACTCCTTCAGCAATGGCAAAAAGCATACAAAAGATTGTACTAGGTGACGTCTTAGCACTACATCAACGTGAACTTTTGCAAACATGGCTAAAAGATAGCATTACTGGTGATGCTCAAATTCGTTCTGGCGTTCCAAAAGGGTGGATTGTTGCTGATAAAACAGGAAAAGGTAAATATGGCACGACAAACGATATTGGAGTTATTTGGCCACCAAATTGCCCTCCTATTGTTGTGGCAATTTACTTTACCCAAAAGAAACAAAATGCAAAATACCGTGATGATGTTATTGCATCAGCTACAAATATTATAATTAATGCCTTTGCTAATAAGGACAAATGTATTCAAATAAAGTCTCAATAA
- a CDS encoding GNAT family N-acetyltransferase → MTNLSVSPMKENEIQYMVDYWFNCSNADLDRMGVDKAKLSSKEKFHNDILASFKHPLEDCKSFYMIWYINNEPVGHNAFRDIVKGELASMHLHMWVDKYRGKGFGAKLFCLSALEFYKLYEPKLILCEPAFHNPMPNRMLQKIGYKSWRTNFSKTGYISAICENTSYIIDKETSLNYLNRN, encoded by the coding sequence ATGACAAATCTATCTGTTAGTCCAATGAAAGAAAATGAGATTCAATATATGGTTGATTATTGGTTTAATTGTAGTAATGCCGATTTAGATAGAATGGGTGTGGACAAAGCCAAATTATCATCTAAAGAGAAATTTCATAATGATATTCTAGCTTCATTTAAGCATCCTTTAGAGGATTGCAAATCTTTTTATATGATATGGTATATAAACAATGAACCAGTTGGGCATAATGCTTTTAGAGATATCGTTAAAGGTGAGTTGGCTAGCATGCACTTGCACATGTGGGTAGATAAGTATAGGGGAAAAGGTTTTGGAGCAAAGTTATTTTGTCTTTCTGCTTTGGAATTTTATAAATTATACGAACCCAAATTAATCCTTTGCGAACCCGCTTTTCATAATCCTATGCCAAATAGAATGCTTCAAAAAATTGGTTATAAAAGTTGGCGCACAAATTTTTCAAAGACAGGCTATATTTCAGCAATATGTGAAAATACAAGCTATATTATTGATAAAGAAACATCCTTAAACTATTTAAATAGGAATTAA